ATACATTTCGATATACATCTTTTCAAAGTTGAGCATGGCTTTGCGAAGGGACTGAGATTCGCCGCAACCGTTGTCCATAAAAGTTTTATCGGGTGGTGTGGTGAAATTTACCACGTCAAGACTATCGTTTGTGGTAAAAATTACCACTCTTTCGAGGATATTTTTCAGCTCCCGTGAGTTTCCTTTCCATTCTTGCTCTATGAGCCAACCCAGAGCGGTGGGGCTGATCATTTTCGGGGAGATGTTATTGCGGTTGCAAAAATCGTTCACGAACACTGTGGCGAGGGCGGGGATATCCTCTTTGCGGTTTCTCAGGGGAGGAATGTGGATGTGAAGGGTGTTCAGACGATAGAACAGGTCTTCGCGGAATTCGTTAGCCGCTACCAGAGCTTCGATATCTTGGTTTGTGGCACTGATGATGCGGGTTTTGACTTGCTGAACGGTGCCGCCCACTTTTTGAATCTCGCCGGCGGAAATGACGCGCAACATCTTGGCTTGCAGGACAAAGGGCAATTCGCTGATCTCGTCCAGGAAGAAGGAGTTGTTGTGGGCAAATTCAAAATAGCCGCGATGTGCTTTTTCCGCTCCCGTGAAGGCTCCTTTTTCATAGCCAAAGAGTTCTGCTTCAAAGAGTTCCTTGGGCACGGAGGCGCAATTGATGCAAACCATGCTTCTTGCTCCGTGTTCGCTGAGACGATGGATGGCATGCGCCGCCAATTCTTTTCCCACACCGGTCTCGCCGGTGATCAGGACCGGGCAGTCATAACGGGCAGCTTTGATGATGCTTTCGAAGACATGGTTCATGGCAGCGGATACACCTACCATGCCGATGGCGGCTTTTTCCAATTGATGGATGCTTCTGGCGGCGAGGATGCGTTCGCTGAGGGTTTTCAACCTCAGGATCATGTGATCCGGTTCGATCGGTTTTTCGATGAAGTCGCTGGCGCCGTTCTTGATTGCCAATACGGCATCGGGTATGTGTCCTGAGCCGGATATCATCAGGATCACGATCTCCGGATACTCGGAATGCACCTTATCCAGGAGTGCAAAGCCGTCCCTGAGAGAGGGAAAACACATATCTAACATAATGACGTCTATTTTTGTATCGGTCAATATCTTATGAGCTTCATTCGTGCTATTTGCCACGGTCACTTCATAGTTTTCCTTGAGCAAAATAGGTTTTACCAGACGGCAAAAGATGAGATCGTCGTCAGCCAACAGAACGTGGATATTATTCACGGACACTTCCTTTCAGCCAGATAGATACGACCGTGCCGATTCCCTCTTCGCTGGAGATGCTCATCGATCCGCCCATGGAATCGATGATCTTTTGGGATTCGGGGATGCCGATGCCGGTGCCGGATTGATTGGTGGTAAAGAAGGGACGCCAGATTTCCTCCATGTATTTCTGGGGAATTCCGATTCCGCTGTCCTCGATCTCCACAAGGACGGTCAGAGCGCCCTTGGGACAGTCGTGCAGGGGAAATTCATTGATCGTGATATGCAGGATGCCGCCATCGGGCATGGCTTCCAGGGAATTGTTGATAAGATTGGTCAAGGCTTCCTCAAAGCGGATCGGTTCGATAAACGCTTCCAGCGAGTTTAGCTGCCAGTTTTTGATCAGTCGGACGTTTTCGGGAATATGGATGCGGGAGAGACAGTGTTCCACCGAGGGAATGATATCCTGCCGCTTCAGATCATAGTCCTTCAGCTCGGTGAAACGTTGGAAAGCGTGGGTGAAGACCCTGATCTTGTCGATCTCGTCCTTGATGATCTTGATGTATTCAGCGCTTTTGTCCTCGCCAGACTCGCCTTGCTGCAAAAGATTGAGCGCCAGGAGGACATTCGTGATATGGCGGCGGACATGATGAGAGAGGCGTCTGGCGATATCCGCCCAGAGGAGTTTGTCCTGAACCAGTTCCGAAATTTGCCGGAGCGGAATGAGCGTGATCATATAGCGTTTGCGCAAGCCGTATAGTTTGAAGATGGTTACCTTGTGTTCGAGTCTCTCCTCACCGAGTTTCATTTCCAGGTTTTTGGCGGATTCCGAACCATCGCAAAACTCCACCATCGCAGTATAGAGATCAGGCAGAGATTCACGCAAACTATTGATGTGCAGATGCTTGCCATGCGTTTCCTTGCCGCTGATCAGGTCGCGCACATATTGGTTGGCAAAACAGATGTGATTCTTTGTGGAAAGGAGGATCAAGCCCTGGCTGAGAGTGTTTGTCGCCAACATAAACATCCTGCGACGCCGGAAGTAGTGGATGAGCAGGGCAAGGATGATGAATCCAAACAAGATGCTGATAAATATGGCGTTTTTCTCGGCAAACCGATAGATAAGCAGGGGGAGCGGCAATAGTTTAAGACGATAATAATGCACTTCACGGGGGGAGACGATCGCGATCAATCGTTCCTTGGCAAACCCGTTTTTAACGATATGTGCGGAGACTTGATCGCTGTCCGGGAAAGGGTTTTTGATCTTGGCGACCAGGTTGATTTTGCTGTCCAATACGGCAAAATGGTTGTCTTCAGTCAGCAGGAGTATCTCTTTGTTTCCTTCCTGCGTGATGTCCTCCACCGCACAGATCACTTTGACGAAGTCCGTATAGCTGTGCTCGACCTTCTCCAAATTCTCGTTCAAAACCACCAAGCCGAAACCCTTGTCCACTAACAAAATCCTGCGGGTGTGGGCATTGTCCATTTCGTTCATGATCGGTGCCACGACGGTTCTTTCAAAGGTGGAAGGCTGCGCCCAGCTCTTGCTCTTTTTCAGCCTTTTCCCGTCCCAATGTTGGATGGAAACGGAATTGCGGATGTTTTCCGAGCCCCAGGTCGTGTTTACCACATAGATTTCCTTGATTCCGTCCTGATCGATATCCGCCGTGGTGAGATGGACTTGTCCGTATCCGTCAAATTCCTTTTGAGTGTAAAGGCGATTTCCTTTATTGTCCAAAACCATGATCCAACCGCTGGAGTCGTCCATGCCGTGTTTCACTTCCATGCTGTTTCTGAAAGCAAAGTTGGAGAGGATGAATTCCCTGTTGCCGTCGTTGTCAAAATCGTCGAACAAAACACTGTTGAACGAAGTGCTGGTATCAAAGCGCCACTTGATTCTGCCCGTTTCAAAATCGTAAACTACGAGACCGCGGGGATTTACGGTAAAGCCATCAATCATTCTGCATACGAGCTCCAGGCGTCCGTCGCCATCAATATCGGCGAGTATTTCAGGATAGACCATCGCTAACCATTCAAAGTTCGGGTTGCCCAAATGCCTGTCCGTTCGTAGGATGCTTTCAAACATCCTCTCCTCGCGCTGCAAGGGGATCTTCCATTGATACTGCGCCGCGGCGATGGTCACGCTGCGTTGGTCGTTGTAGGTGAAAAAAAGCCAGCGGGAGTCGTCTCTGGGATCGCTCAAAACCCTGAGCCCGCGAATCTTGGCACCAAGGTTGATCTGGGAAACCACTTTTCCGCATTGGTTCTGAACGCAGATGGCATAGAGGTTCATCGCCTGCGTGTCCGCAGTGATCAGAAAATCCTCTTCCGTGCCTTTCAAATCTCCAAAGATCCAGGATTTGACCGGTTCATCGATGCGATTTACCTCTTCCAACACCAGTTCGTGCGTGACGATCCTGCGGAATGGCTGGCATCCGAAGAGGACAATTAGCATGAAACAGAACGGAACGATCTTAAATCTTCGCAAGTGAACTCCAAGGAAAAATCTATTCTGGAACGTTTCCTACTATGCTTGTTAACTGTCAAGAAAAAAAGCACGCCTATGGAATTACCGACGTCCCCGTCGGTTCATGTCCGCAGGATCGGTTACAGATTTGTGGATGATTTACGAAATTAGCAGATGTGTCATGTTGATCGCTACTGTTGCCGACGGGATAAAGCTTCTTCGTGTTGCCGACGGGGACGTCGGCGTTCGTGCGCCTGTGGAATTACCGACGTCCCCGTCGGTTCATGTCCGCTGGATCGGTTACAGATTTGTGGATGATTTACGAAATTGGCAGATACCCCAAAAAAAAGCTTTACAGGATTTCGCTTTCCATATCTTTAGTGTTGGAATGGATAGGAGTGATAAGAAATTGATATTGTGCGTTGTTATGCAACGAAGTCTGAAGTGATGCTTGATCTCTTTCCGCTGAAATTGACTTTAAATCTATAAATAATAAGGTGTCTAAATGGAGAAGGAATGGGTAATACCAAAAACTCTATCCGCCGATGAAAAGGCGCGCATCAAAGAACTGAGCGATGGGTTAAAGTGTCCCAAGCTGATTTCAGAGCTCCTCTGGCGACGTGGTTTGAGAACTGA
This genomic interval from Candidatus Cloacimonadaceae bacterium contains the following:
- a CDS encoding sigma-54 dependent transcriptional regulator, which produces MNNIHVLLADDDLIFCRLVKPILLKENYEVTVANSTNEAHKILTDTKIDVIMLDMCFPSLRDGFALLDKVHSEYPEIVILMISGSGHIPDAVLAIKNGASDFIEKPIEPDHMILRLKTLSERILAARSIHQLEKAAIGMVGVSAAMNHVFESIIKAARYDCPVLITGETGVGKELAAHAIHRLSEHGARSMVCINCASVPKELFEAELFGYEKGAFTGAEKAHRGYFEFAHNNSFFLDEISELPFVLQAKMLRVISAGEIQKVGGTVQQVKTRIISATNQDIEALVAANEFREDLFYRLNTLHIHIPPLRNRKEDIPALATVFVNDFCNRNNISPKMISPTALGWLIEQEWKGNSRELKNILERVVIFTTNDSLDVVNFTTPPDKTFMDNGCGESQSLRKAMLNFEKMYIEMYLKINDYNISKTAVAIKTDKSNLFKKIRALGILLPD
- a CDS encoding ATP-binding protein, translated to MRRFKIVPFCFMLIVLFGCQPFRRIVTHELVLEEVNRIDEPVKSWIFGDLKGTEEDFLITADTQAMNLYAICVQNQCGKVVSQINLGAKIRGLRVLSDPRDDSRWLFFTYNDQRSVTIAAAQYQWKIPLQREERMFESILRTDRHLGNPNFEWLAMVYPEILADIDGDGRLELVCRMIDGFTVNPRGLVVYDFETGRIKWRFDTSTSFNSVLFDDFDNDGNREFILSNFAFRNSMEVKHGMDDSSGWIMVLDNKGNRLYTQKEFDGYGQVHLTTADIDQDGIKEIYVVNTTWGSENIRNSVSIQHWDGKRLKKSKSWAQPSTFERTVVAPIMNEMDNAHTRRILLVDKGFGLVVLNENLEKVEHSYTDFVKVICAVEDITQEGNKEILLLTEDNHFAVLDSKINLVAKIKNPFPDSDQVSAHIVKNGFAKERLIAIVSPREVHYYRLKLLPLPLLIYRFAEKNAIFISILFGFIILALLIHYFRRRRMFMLATNTLSQGLILLSTKNHICFANQYVRDLISGKETHGKHLHINSLRESLPDLYTAMVEFCDGSESAKNLEMKLGEERLEHKVTIFKLYGLRKRYMITLIPLRQISELVQDKLLWADIARRLSHHVRRHITNVLLALNLLQQGESGEDKSAEYIKIIKDEIDKIRVFTHAFQRFTELKDYDLKRQDIIPSVEHCLSRIHIPENVRLIKNWQLNSLEAFIEPIRFEEALTNLINNSLEAMPDGGILHITINEFPLHDCPKGALTVLVEIEDSGIGIPQKYMEEIWRPFFTTNQSGTGIGIPESQKIIDSMGGSMSISSEEGIGTVVSIWLKGSVRE